The genomic stretch GTTGCTGGATTCCGTCTGCGGGAAATTCAGATTCTCCTGGATGCTGGCGATCTTGCTCGTCGTCGGCGATCCGTCCTTTTGCGTCGACGGCATGTGGCAGCCCTGACAACTGCGCGGCGTTGCGCCGGGGCCGAGCGGAAGCGGCCCGTCCGGGGTGCTGCCGGTTCGATAGGCGCTGAACGCCCATTCCGGATAGGTCGTCTGCTCATAGATATGCGCCAGCGTGCTGGTGCCTTGCAGAACCGGCAGATGGACCGTGTGGCAGGTCCCGCAAACCTCGGAACTCATGATCGTGGCGTCGTGAACCGGTTTGATGCCGAGAGCGGTATGCATCGGCCCGACCTCCGGTTTCTCGAAGGGGCCGATCAGCGTATCAGGCGAACCGACCATGAAGCTGCCGGTGAAGGTCTTGGCAAAACCGGTTGCGTGCGGATTGAGCAGCGCCTGACGCTCGTCGACGCAAGCATTCTGCGGCTGATCAGCGAGCGGTTCGCTGGCCTTGGTGTTGAGCACCATGCGGTGACACGACGTGCAGGTGATGCCGTCGCGGGCAAGCATGCCGTAATTGGCGTGCGCGGCGCTCGGATTGTCGGCCGGCCATGGCGTCGCATCGACCATTGCGCGCGAGAACGGTTCGCATTTGCCCGTGCGCGCCTTGTCGTCGATATGAAACTGCCGCTCTCCGGCTATGCCGTGGCAGCCGAGGCAGACGTCCTGCACCACGCCCGACATTTTGGGGTGAAAGCTCTGCGTTTCACTGGCCAGTTGCGCAAAAAATATGGGATCGCGGCCGCCCAACCCCATCGGCGAGGTTCGCCAGGTCGTAAAGGGCGACAGGTTGATCAGCCCGACACCATGCGGGTTCGGCTGGGTCATGTCGAACTGCAGCCCGGTGCTGCCGGCATCATGGCAGCCAAGGCACTGGCTGGAGGTCAGGAAAGTGTCCGATGCATCGGGGCCTTTGGCCCCAACCCAGGTGTTGTCGTAGGTCTCGGAAGGCATTCGCGAGACGGTGTCGTAGCTCGGCATCTCGCGGACATAGGCCTGCAGCGCGGCGATCACGTCGGCGTTCGGACTGTAGAGCGGTTGACCAAGGCGCGGGCTGGCATTGACCGGCAAAACGACGGTCTGGTGCAAAGTCGGAGCCGGCGCCGCGTCGAAGAAATCCTGTGCGAGATAGTTGAGCGGCTTGCCTGGCTCGCCGGCGATATTCTTGGGCGATGCGAAAGTCAGATTGTCGGCGGCCGAGGCATGACAGTTCATGCAATATTGGGCAAAGCCCATGTTGGGCAGGCTGTTGTTGTCGGCCGGCAAGGCTGGCCAATCCGGCGTCCAGCCGCTCTGGCTGCCAAAGCCGTACCACCCCCAGAACCAGCCGTCGTAAGAGGCGCTGGCATCGCGGATCATGATCGCAGCGCCGCTGGTTGGAAAAAGCTTGACGGAATCGACCGTCCGGCAATCGGATGCCGGCTCGGAAAACATCTCCTTCACCATGATAGCGCCATCGGGTACGGGCGGCGGATGATCGACCTCGCCCTCGGCCGAGCGGTTCTTGCGAAGCCAGTCCGCCATCTCGGGCGAGTACCAGATCATCACAGGCGCATGGGTTCCGAAATCCTTGCCCTGCCAGGCGCCGTTGACCAGGGTCGCGATGCGCGGTCCGGCCTGGCGCACGAATTTGTCGTGCACCCATCCGGCGGCCTCATCGCGGTAGCAATAGCCGCCGAGATATTGGTTGAGCTTGTTCTCGTAGTCCCCCAGGGGAAGCGCCGAGGGCTTCTTGATCGTGGCTTCGAGCTGGTGGCAGACCAGCGGATCGGCCGGAACCAAGGCTGTCGGCCGTCCCGCGATGCAGTCGGCGCGCGCGTCTTGCGTGATCCCGGCAAGGGCGGCCGCGGTGACCCAGATGCGGGCCAGATTCAACGCCCCACCGAGATTCGGCATGATCTTCTCCGCATTCGAGATCCTGCCTGCCGCACTCCGTCCGCACAGATTTCACAAGTGATCGTGAAACATGTGCAATTGCTAAAATGAACAAGCAGTCGACGAAATAAACATCGAGACCATAATACTTGGCTTACGTTGCGGCAAGGCACGCGATCTATACTGTCGAAGAAATTGCACTCAGCATGCTCGCGTCCGTGGATTTTCTTGCGCAACAGCCATATCCGCCGTGGAACCGGTGCTCACCAGTCGGGCATCCCCTGGGAGGCCTTGGCGAAACCTCGGCGTGCCGGCCGTGCGCTTGACTTCCGTCACGGGTGACATTCAATGCATCCGCAATTCTTGTGAGGGGGTGAGACACAATGGACTTTGCGCTTCCATGGCCGACGAGCCAGGGCGAATGGCTGGCCTGGTCGAGCGCCGTCTTCACCGTCCTGCTCGGACTTCTGTTTTTCCTGGCACCGAACCTCGCCTTCCGCATCCTGCGCCTGCAGGCCAAGCCTGAGAAAACGGCGGCGATCGCCGAGGGGCGCGGCAGGATGTCGGGCTTCTATCTCGGCGTCGGCCTGTGCTGCATCCTGTTGGCGCAGCCGCTGGTTTACATGGCGCTCGGCTTCTCCTGGCTGTTCACCGCCTTCGGCCGGCTGCTGTCGATGATGTCGGATGGCGCCAACACACCTTTCAATTGGGTTTCCATTGTGGTGGAATTGGTCCTGGCGGCGTTGCCGCTTGCCTTTGCCTTCGGCTTTGTGCCCTGAATCCCTAGCTATTCCGGCGCGCAGGACCCTGGTCTTTTGCCGGATGCGACAATAGTGCCTGAAAAGCATGCGGAACGACGCATTGCGGTCTTAAAATGCCTGTGCTAGACGGCAATCGACTTTCGGCCGGGGATAGCGGAAGCCGCGCCTCCGTGCTTGAAAAAATGCAGTAAGGTCAAAGATTTAGCCAGAGTTTTTGCTCGCGCCAACAATCTGCGGCCTGTCAGACAAGAGAAAAGACGGTCCGTGGCTCAATCGTCATCGCCAATCTCAGGTGTCGCAGAACGCTATGCGGGTTCGCTGTTCGAGCTCGCCCTGCAGGCAAATTCCGTGGCCAAGGTCGAGGCCGACCTCAACAGTTTCGAGGCGATGCTCGCGGGCAGCTCGGACCTGACCCGGCTCATCAACAGCCCGGTGTTCTCCAGCGAGGAGCAGGCCAAGGCCATCGCGGCGATCGCCGACAAGGCAGGCATAACCGGCCTCACCGGTAATTTCCTGCGCGTCGTCGCCCGCAATCGTCGCCTGTTCGCCGTGCCCGGCATGATCAAGGCGTTCCGCCAGATCGCCGCCGAACACCGTGGCGAGACCGCTGCTGAAGTGACGTCGGCGCACGAGCTGACGGCTGCCCAGCAGACCGAACTCAAGGCGGCGCTGAAAAGCGTTGCCGGCAAGGACGTGGCCATCTCCGTCACCGTCGATCCGTCGCTGCTCGGCGGTCTGGTGGTCAAGATGGGCTCGCGCCAGATCGATACGTCGCTCAAAACCAAACTCAATTCGCTCAAGCTTGCACTGAAAGAGGTCGGCTGATGGACATCCGCGCCGCGGAAATTTCCGCAATTCTGAAAGACCAGATCAAGAATTTCGGCAAGGAGGCCGAGGTCTCCGAAGTCGGACAGGTGCTGTCCGTCGGTGACGGTATCGCCCGCGTCTACGGCCTCGACAATGTCCAGGCCGGCGAGATGGTCGAATTCCCCGGCGGCATCCGCGGCATGGCGCTCAACCTCGAAGCCGACAATGTCGGCGTCGTCATCTTCGGCGCCGACCGCGACATCAAGGAAGGCGACACCGTCAAGCGCACCGGCGCCATCGTCGACGTTCCGGTCGGTCCTGGCCTGCTCGGCCGCGTCGTCGACGCGCTCGGCAACCCGATCGACGGCAAGGGCCCGATCAAGGCGACCGAACGCAAGCGCGTCGACGTCAAGGCGCCCGGCATTATTCCGCGCAAGTCGGTGCATGAGCCGATGTCGACCGGCCTCAAGGCCATCGACGCGCTGATCCCGGTCGGCCGTGGCCAGCGCGAGCTGGTCATCGGTGACCGTCAGACCGGCAAGACCGCCATCATCCTCGACACGATGCTCAACCAGAAGTCGGTGCACGACAACGGCCCCGAGAAGGAAAAGCTCTACTGCGTCTACGTCGCCGTCGGCCAGAAGCGCTCGACCGTCGCGCAGTTCGTCAAGGTGCTGGAAGAGCGCGGCGCGCTCGAATATTCGATCATCGTCGCCGCCACCGCGTCCGATCCGGCGCCGATGCAGTTCCTGGCGCCGTTCGCCGGGTGCACCATGGGCGAGTATTTCCGCGACAACGGCATGCATGCGCTGATCAGCTACGACGATCTGTCCAAGCAGGCCGTCGCCTATCGCCAGATGTCGCTGCTCCTGCGCCGCCCGCCGGGCCGCGAAGCCTATCCGGGCGACGTCTTCTACCTGCACTCGCGCCTGCTCGAGCGCGCCGCCAAGCTCAATGACGATCTGGGCAATGGCTCGCTGACGGCTCTGCCGGTCATCGAAACCCAGGCCAACGACGTGTCGGCCTACATCCCGACCAACGTGATCTCGATCACCGACGGCCAGATCTTCCTCGAAACCAACCTGTTCTTCCAGGGCATCCGTCCGGCCGTCAACGTCGGTCTGTCGGTGTCGCGCGTCGGTTCCTCGGCGCAGATCAAGGCGATGAAGCAGGTTGCCGGCTCGATCAAGGGCGAGCTCGCGCAGTACCGCGAAATGGCGGCCTTCGCGCAGTTCGGCTCGGATCTCGACGCCGCCACGCAGCGCCTGCTCAACCGCGGATCGCGCCTGACCGAACTCCTGAAGCAGCCGCAGTTCTCGCCGCTGAAGACGGAAGAGCAGGTCGCGGTGATCTTCGCCGGCGTCAACGGCTATCTCGACAAGCTGCCGGTCAACCAGGTCGGCAAGTTCGAGCATGGCCTGCTCAGCCACATGCGTGCGGCGGGCAAGGACGTTCTCGATGCCATCCGCAAGGAAAAGGCGCTGTCGGACGATCTGCGCGCCAAGCTGAAGGCAGAGATCGACGCTTTCGCCAAGACCTTCGCCTGAGCGAAGCGACAAGACGGGATCAGGTTTGAAGCATGCCTTCATTAAAAGACCTTCGTAACCGTATCGCCTCGGTCAAGGCGACGCAGAAGATCACCAAGGCGATGCAGATGGTCGCCGCGGCGAAGCTGCGCCGTGCGCAAGAGGCAGCGGAAGCGGCGCGCCCCTATTCGGAGCGCATGGGGTCCGTGCTCGCCAACATAACCCAGGCAATCGGCGGCGGCGGCGATGCCCCGGCGCTGATGACGGGCACCGGCAAGGACAACGTGCATCTGCTCGTCGTCTGCACGGCCGAGCGCGGCCTGTGCGGCGGCTTCAATTCGCAGATCGCCCGCCTTGCCCGCGATCATATCCGGCGGCTTCTGGCCGACGGCAAGCAGGTCAAGATCATCTGCGTCGGCAAGAAGGGTTTCGATATCCTGCGCCGCGACTATGCCTCGCTGATCCTCGACCGCGTCGACCTGCGTGAGGTCAAGACGCTCGGCTTCGTCAATGCCGACGCGATCGCCAAGAAGGTCATCCACCTCTTCAACGAGGGCGCTTTCGACATCTGCACGCTGTTCTATTCGCAGTTCAAGTCGGTGATCAGCCAGGTTCCGACCGCGCAGCAGATCATCCCGGCCGGCGTCGCTTCGGCTCCCGCCGCGGCGGTGGATGGCGGCAATGCCGTCTACGAGTACGAACCGGAGCCGGGCGAAATCCTCTCCGACCTCATCCCGCGCAACATTTCCGTCCAGGTTTTCCGGGCGCTGCTCGAAAACGCGGCCGGCGAAATGGGCGCCAAGATGAGCGCGATGGACAATGCGACGCGCAACGCCGGCGAGATGATCAACAAGCTGTCGATCACCTACAACCGCCAGCGGCAGGCGCAGATCACCAAGGAACTGATCGAAATCA from Mesorhizobium sp. 113-3-3 encodes the following:
- a CDS encoding F0F1 ATP synthase subunit delta is translated as MAQSSSPISGVAERYAGSLFELALQANSVAKVEADLNSFEAMLAGSSDLTRLINSPVFSSEEQAKAIAAIADKAGITGLTGNFLRVVARNRRLFAVPGMIKAFRQIAAEHRGETAAEVTSAHELTAAQQTELKAALKSVAGKDVAISVTVDPSLLGGLVVKMGSRQIDTSLKTKLNSLKLALKEVG
- the atpA gene encoding F0F1 ATP synthase subunit alpha — translated: MDIRAAEISAILKDQIKNFGKEAEVSEVGQVLSVGDGIARVYGLDNVQAGEMVEFPGGIRGMALNLEADNVGVVIFGADRDIKEGDTVKRTGAIVDVPVGPGLLGRVVDALGNPIDGKGPIKATERKRVDVKAPGIIPRKSVHEPMSTGLKAIDALIPVGRGQRELVIGDRQTGKTAIILDTMLNQKSVHDNGPEKEKLYCVYVAVGQKRSTVAQFVKVLEERGALEYSIIVAATASDPAPMQFLAPFAGCTMGEYFRDNGMHALISYDDLSKQAVAYRQMSLLLRRPPGREAYPGDVFYLHSRLLERAAKLNDDLGNGSLTALPVIETQANDVSAYIPTNVISITDGQIFLETNLFFQGIRPAVNVGLSVSRVGSSAQIKAMKQVAGSIKGELAQYREMAAFAQFGSDLDAATQRLLNRGSRLTELLKQPQFSPLKTEEQVAVIFAGVNGYLDKLPVNQVGKFEHGLLSHMRAAGKDVLDAIRKEKALSDDLRAKLKAEIDAFAKTFA
- a CDS encoding AGROH133_08824 family phage infection protein: MDFALPWPTSQGEWLAWSSAVFTVLLGLLFFLAPNLAFRILRLQAKPEKTAAIAEGRGRMSGFYLGVGLCCILLAQPLVYMALGFSWLFTAFGRLLSMMSDGANTPFNWVSIVVELVLAALPLAFAFGFVP
- a CDS encoding F0F1 ATP synthase subunit gamma, whose product is MPSLKDLRNRIASVKATQKITKAMQMVAAAKLRRAQEAAEAARPYSERMGSVLANITQAIGGGGDAPALMTGTGKDNVHLLVVCTAERGLCGGFNSQIARLARDHIRRLLADGKQVKIICVGKKGFDILRRDYASLILDRVDLREVKTLGFVNADAIAKKVIHLFNEGAFDICTLFYSQFKSVISQVPTAQQIIPAGVASAPAAAVDGGNAVYEYEPEPGEILSDLIPRNISVQVFRALLENAAGEMGAKMSAMDNATRNAGEMINKLSITYNRQRQAQITKELIEIISGAEAL